The following are from one region of the Achromobacter xylosoxidans genome:
- a CDS encoding sulfatase — translation MTSAAKPVNFLLFITDQHRADHLGAYGNRVVRTPNLDRLAASGWRADNMHVATPICMPNRASLMTGRYPSAHGARHNGIALSLRSRTFVEAMREAGYGTALVGKVHLQNMTDISPSWPVRAEDRLPREAVEPDAGRYDQEQRKLWLERADHELSYPYYGFERVDLVDDHSDDVHGHYRRWLRREHPEIEALIGPAHAIPAPEYELTRIRQAWRTRVPEELYPTAYIADRSIEALRGYAASGQPFFLQCSFPDPHHPFTPPGRFWDLHKPEDMELPASFHGQGTPPPHVAWLRAQRDAGTAVKHTPAIFSCNEREAREALALNYGSIANIDNQIGRVLAELDAQGLADNTVVIFTSDHGDYLGDHQLMLKGPIHYRGLTRVPFIWRDPAAARTAGAASDALLSTIDVAPTVLARAGVQPYNGIQGRDMAGLIGGREAGVRDALMIEEEGQRVILGFNSRIRCRTLLADGFRATVYDGARWGELYDLNQDPHELRNLWDDPAHAADRARLLERLAYGMLEHIDTSPYPSALA, via the coding sequence ATGACGTCCGCTGCGAAGCCCGTCAACTTCCTGCTGTTCATTACCGACCAGCACCGCGCCGACCATCTGGGGGCCTATGGCAACCGCGTGGTCCGCACGCCCAACCTGGACCGCCTGGCCGCGTCCGGATGGCGCGCCGACAACATGCACGTGGCCACGCCCATCTGCATGCCGAATCGCGCCAGCCTGATGACCGGCCGCTACCCGTCCGCGCACGGCGCGCGCCACAACGGCATCGCGCTGTCGCTGCGCAGCCGCACCTTCGTCGAAGCCATGCGCGAGGCCGGCTACGGCACCGCGCTGGTCGGCAAGGTCCACTTGCAGAACATGACCGACATTTCGCCTTCCTGGCCGGTGCGCGCTGAAGACAGATTGCCGCGCGAGGCGGTCGAACCGGACGCCGGCCGCTACGACCAGGAGCAGCGCAAGCTGTGGCTGGAACGCGCCGACCACGAGCTGAGCTATCCCTATTATGGTTTCGAGCGCGTGGACCTGGTCGACGATCACAGCGACGACGTGCATGGCCACTACCGGCGCTGGCTGCGCCGCGAGCATCCGGAGATCGAGGCGCTGATCGGCCCCGCGCATGCCATCCCCGCGCCGGAATACGAGCTGACGCGCATCCGCCAGGCTTGGCGCACGCGCGTGCCCGAAGAACTCTATCCCACGGCCTACATCGCCGACCGCAGCATCGAAGCGCTGCGCGGCTATGCGGCATCCGGGCAGCCGTTCTTCCTGCAATGCTCGTTTCCGGATCCGCACCATCCCTTCACGCCGCCAGGGCGGTTCTGGGATCTGCACAAGCCCGAGGACATGGAGCTGCCCGCGTCGTTCCACGGCCAGGGCACGCCGCCGCCGCACGTGGCCTGGCTGCGCGCGCAGCGCGACGCCGGTACGGCGGTCAAGCATACGCCCGCGATCTTTTCGTGCAACGAGCGCGAGGCGCGCGAAGCGCTGGCGCTGAACTATGGGTCGATCGCCAACATCGACAACCAGATCGGCCGGGTACTGGCCGAACTCGATGCGCAGGGGCTGGCCGACAACACCGTGGTGATCTTCACCAGCGACCATGGCGACTACCTGGGCGACCATCAGCTGATGCTGAAGGGGCCGATCCACTACCGCGGCCTGACCCGCGTGCCTTTCATCTGGCGAGACCCGGCTGCGGCGCGGACGGCGGGCGCGGCCAGCGATGCCTTGCTCAGCACCATCGACGTCGCGCCCACGGTGCTGGCGCGCGCCGGCGTGCAGCCCTACAACGGCATTCAGGGGCGCGACATGGCCGGCCTCATCGGCGGACGCGAGGCCGGCGTGCGCGACGCGCTGATGATCGAGGAAGAAGGGCAGCGCGTGATACTCGGCTTCAACAGCCGCATCCGCTGCCGCACGCTGCTGGCCGACGGCTTTCGCGCTACGGTCTACGATGGCGCGCGCTGGGGTGAGCTCTACGATCTGAACCAGGACCCGCACGAGCTGCGCAACCTGTGGGACGATCCGGCGCACGCCGCCGACCGTGCGCGGCTGCTGGAGCGGCTGGCCTACGGCATGCTGGAACACATCGACACCAGCCCCTATCCCAGCGCGCTGGCGTGA
- a CDS encoding ATP-binding cassette domain-containing protein, translated as MIRFQQVSLMRGVKPLLDKVDLLLNPGDKIGLIGANGAGKSSLFGLLRGTLHADQGDLDYPASWRMAYVAQETPALDRPAIEYAIDGDVTLRKLEAELAQLEAEPESTENGLRMADIYAALADADAYTVHSRAEQLLTGLGFTQAQMHLPLTSFSGGWRMRLNLAQALMCPSDLLLLDEPTNHLDLDAIIWLEDWLKRYPGTLIVISHDRDFLDGVVNVIVHIDERKLKRYSGNYSSFERQRAAQLELAQGMLEKQMRQRSHLQSFIDRFKAQASKARQAQSRIKALARMEEVAPLRAAAEFSFEFREPLRAPNPLLTMDAVSAGYRIADEETEVESDKIIVSGINFSLQAGQRIGLLGINGAGKSTFIKTIAGELATLAGEAQFNKGLSIGYFAQHQVEMLRHDESPLWHMTKIAPTVREQELRNFLGSFNFNGNMATSSIAPFSGGEKARLALALIVWQRPNLLLLDEPTNHLDLETREALTTALAQFEGTLMLVSHDRHLLRATTDEFIIVADGEVSPFDGDLDDYKDWLYKTKLAAKAA; from the coding sequence ATGATCCGCTTCCAACAAGTTTCACTCATGCGCGGCGTCAAGCCCTTGCTAGACAAGGTCGACCTGCTGCTCAACCCCGGCGACAAGATCGGCCTGATCGGCGCCAATGGCGCCGGCAAGTCCAGCCTGTTCGGTCTCTTGCGCGGCACGCTGCACGCGGACCAGGGCGACCTGGACTATCCGGCCAGCTGGCGCATGGCCTATGTGGCGCAGGAAACGCCCGCGCTGGACCGGCCCGCCATCGAGTACGCCATCGACGGCGACGTCACGCTGCGCAAGCTGGAGGCGGAACTGGCGCAGCTGGAAGCCGAACCCGAAAGCACCGAGAACGGCCTGCGCATGGCCGACATCTACGCCGCGCTGGCCGACGCCGACGCCTACACCGTGCATTCGCGCGCCGAACAGCTGCTGACCGGCCTGGGCTTCACGCAGGCGCAGATGCACCTGCCGCTGACGAGCTTTTCCGGCGGCTGGCGCATGCGCCTGAACCTGGCGCAGGCGCTGATGTGCCCGTCCGACCTGCTGCTGCTGGACGAGCCCACCAACCACCTGGACCTGGACGCCATCATCTGGCTGGAAGACTGGCTCAAACGCTACCCAGGCACGCTCATCGTCATCTCGCACGACCGCGACTTCCTGGACGGCGTGGTCAACGTCATCGTCCATATCGACGAACGCAAGCTCAAGCGCTATTCGGGCAACTACTCGTCCTTCGAGCGCCAGCGCGCCGCGCAGCTGGAGCTGGCGCAAGGCATGCTGGAAAAGCAGATGCGCCAGCGCTCGCACCTGCAATCCTTCATCGACCGCTTCAAGGCCCAGGCCAGCAAGGCGCGCCAGGCGCAGAGCCGCATCAAGGCGTTGGCCCGCATGGAAGAAGTCGCGCCGCTGCGCGCGGCGGCCGAGTTCTCGTTCGAGTTCCGCGAGCCCTTGCGTGCGCCCAACCCGCTCTTGACCATGGACGCGGTCAGCGCCGGCTATCGCATCGCGGACGAGGAAACGGAAGTCGAGTCCGACAAGATCATCGTGTCGGGCATCAATTTTTCGCTGCAGGCGGGCCAGCGCATCGGCCTGTTGGGCATCAACGGCGCGGGCAAGTCCACCTTCATCAAGACCATCGCGGGTGAACTCGCAACGCTGGCCGGCGAAGCGCAGTTCAACAAGGGGCTGTCCATCGGCTACTTCGCCCAGCACCAGGTGGAGATGCTGCGCCATGACGAATCGCCGCTTTGGCACATGACGAAGATCGCGCCCACCGTGCGCGAGCAGGAGCTGCGCAACTTCCTGGGCAGCTTCAATTTCAACGGCAACATGGCCACCAGTTCCATCGCACCGTTCTCCGGTGGTGAAAAGGCGCGCCTGGCGCTGGCCCTGATCGTCTGGCAGCGTCCCAACCTGCTGCTGCTGGACGAGCCCACCAACCACCTGGACCTGGAAACCCGCGAAGCGCTGACCACCGCGCTGGCGCAGTTCGAAGGCACGCTGATGCTGGTGTCGCACGACCGCCATCTGCTGCGCGCCACCACCGATGAATTCATCATCGTGGCCGACGGCGAGGTCAGCCCCTTCGACGGCGACCTGGACGACTACAAGGACTGGCTCTACAAGACCAAGCTGGCCGCCAAGGCCGCTTGA
- a CDS encoding serine hydrolase, whose product MTLILRQMSISFCVAALWAATAAGLPAPARAQAANFHPCNSQPSLPMCLHGYGKRIAVQRWGAQPDPLDPDAAANASLVTRDPAKEIGKLKSSTILVQDMDTSEVLFARNEDAVRPIASITKLMAALTLVKAGLPMDDIITIDASDTRSTSELPSRLTAGTKLSRADLLRLALIPSENSAAQALGRTYTGGTAAFVAAMNAEARALGMTDSSFAEPSGLSNENQSSARDLVKLLAAISAQPLLRQYTGETSYQAAGQTFRNTNILVGRPQWDILVSKTGTTREAGDCLVMAVKVGKRNLAMVLLNAQGINGSRFGDAVRLRRVLDSRYASR is encoded by the coding sequence GTGACGCTGATCTTGCGGCAAATGTCGATCTCATTCTGCGTGGCGGCTTTGTGGGCCGCCACGGCGGCGGGCTTGCCGGCGCCGGCGCGCGCCCAGGCTGCCAATTTCCATCCTTGCAATTCCCAGCCTTCCCTGCCGATGTGCCTGCATGGCTACGGCAAGCGCATCGCCGTGCAGCGCTGGGGCGCGCAGCCCGACCCGCTGGACCCGGACGCGGCCGCCAACGCCTCGCTGGTCACGCGCGACCCGGCCAAGGAAATCGGCAAGCTCAAGTCCAGCACGATCCTGGTGCAGGACATGGACACGTCCGAAGTCCTGTTCGCGCGCAACGAGGACGCCGTGCGGCCCATCGCTTCCATCACCAAGCTCATGGCGGCGCTGACGCTGGTCAAGGCCGGCCTGCCGATGGACGACATCATCACCATCGACGCCAGCGACACCCGCTCCACCAGCGAGTTGCCCTCGCGCCTGACGGCCGGCACCAAACTGAGCCGCGCCGATCTGCTGCGCCTGGCGTTGATCCCTTCCGAAAACAGCGCCGCGCAGGCGCTGGGACGCACCTATACCGGCGGCACCGCGGCTTTCGTCGCGGCGATGAACGCCGAGGCCCGCGCGCTGGGCATGACCGATTCCAGCTTCGCCGAACCTAGCGGCCTGTCCAACGAAAACCAGTCTTCGGCCAGGGATCTGGTCAAGTTGCTCGCGGCGATTTCCGCCCAGCCGCTGTTGCGGCAATACACCGGCGAGACCAGCTACCAGGCCGCCGGCCAGACCTTCCGCAACACCAACATCCTGGTGGGCCGTCCGCAATGGGACATCCTTGTGTCCAAGACCGGCACCACACGCGAAGCCGGCGATTGCCTGGTGATGGCGGTCAAGGTCGGCAAGCGCAACCTAGCCATGGTGCTGCTCAACGCGCAGGGCATCAACGGCTCGCGCTTCGGCGACGCGGTGCGCCTGCGCCGGGTGCTGGACAGCCGGTACGCCTCGCGCTGA
- a CDS encoding HpcH/HpaI aldolase/citrate lyase family protein, with protein sequence MTPAIRPRRSVLYMPGANARALDKARSLDADVLILDLEDAVAPDAKAQAREQVAAALRAGGYGRRECVVRINALDTAWGLDDVRAIAQAGADAVLLPKVQSAAELDALARALDAAGAPASLPLWAMAETPLGFLRLDAIASGHPRLAAIVVGTSDLVKDLHARHTPSREETLLARSMAVMAARAHGLAALDGVHLDLHDDTGLAAACRQGRDQGFDGKTLIHPKQIAAANAAFAPSAEELAAARKRLDAWRAAQAAGLGVAVVDGALVENLHAREAERVLALAEAIADAHQ encoded by the coding sequence ATGACTCCTGCCATCCGACCCCGCCGTTCCGTACTCTATATGCCTGGCGCCAACGCGCGCGCGCTGGACAAGGCGCGCAGCCTGGACGCCGATGTCCTGATCCTCGACCTGGAGGATGCCGTCGCGCCCGATGCCAAGGCGCAAGCCCGCGAGCAAGTCGCCGCGGCCCTGCGCGCTGGCGGCTATGGCCGCCGCGAATGCGTGGTGCGCATCAACGCGCTGGACACGGCATGGGGCCTGGACGACGTCAGGGCCATTGCCCAGGCGGGCGCGGACGCGGTGCTGCTGCCCAAGGTGCAGTCCGCCGCCGAGCTCGACGCGCTCGCGCGAGCGCTGGACGCGGCGGGCGCGCCAGCCAGCCTGCCCTTGTGGGCCATGGCCGAAACACCCTTGGGATTTTTGCGGCTGGACGCCATCGCCTCCGGCCATCCGCGGCTGGCGGCCATCGTCGTCGGCACCTCGGACCTGGTGAAGGATCTGCACGCGCGGCATACGCCGTCTCGCGAAGAAACCCTGCTGGCACGCTCGATGGCGGTGATGGCGGCGCGGGCCCACGGCCTGGCGGCGCTGGACGGCGTGCACCTGGACCTGCATGACGACACCGGCCTGGCGGCGGCTTGCAGGCAGGGACGCGACCAGGGCTTCGATGGCAAGACGCTCATCCATCCCAAGCAGATCGCGGCGGCCAACGCCGCCTTTGCGCCCTCGGCAGAAGAACTCGCCGCCGCGCGCAAGCGCCTGGACGCCTGGCGCGCCGCGCAGGCCGCGGGCCTGGGCGTGGCCGTGGTCGACGGCGCGCTGGTGGAAAACCTGCATGCGCGCGAAGCGGAGCGCGTGCTGGCGCTGGCCGAGGCCATCGCAGACGCGCACCAGTGA
- a CDS encoding response regulator transcription factor, giving the protein MTIIIVDDHGDWRDTIAEYIEDLGLDRSILTAGSLAELDQLLLTVTPGILVLDAMLPDGDALTRVSHLRTSFPSMGIIMLTGRLLSEDKVSGLSLGADHYLTKPVNLAELGATLVSLSRRLRVVPAGDADAPESDAWRFDPSRRTLVSPQQVSVDITDTESRLIGALIQAAPLPLSRGRLIEALGASVEAYDTHRLDAHMHRLRRKLRAQAGGDMGIRTVYGVGYVCTTPVQIVGNAKY; this is encoded by the coding sequence GTGACCATCATCATCGTCGACGACCACGGAGACTGGCGCGACACCATCGCTGAATACATCGAGGATCTGGGCCTGGACCGCAGCATCCTCACCGCCGGCTCGCTCGCGGAGCTGGACCAACTGTTGCTCACCGTGACGCCAGGCATCCTCGTGCTGGACGCCATGCTGCCCGACGGGGACGCGCTGACCCGCGTCTCGCACCTGCGGACATCCTTCCCGTCGATGGGCATCATCATGCTCACCGGCCGCCTCTTGAGTGAAGACAAGGTCTCGGGCCTGAGCCTGGGCGCCGACCACTACCTGACCAAACCCGTCAACCTGGCCGAGCTCGGCGCCACGCTGGTGTCGCTGTCGCGCCGCCTGCGGGTGGTGCCGGCGGGCGACGCCGACGCTCCGGAATCCGATGCCTGGCGCTTCGATCCGTCCCGGCGCACGCTGGTGTCGCCGCAGCAGGTCAGCGTGGACATCACCGATACCGAAAGCCGGCTGATCGGCGCGCTGATCCAGGCCGCGCCGCTGCCCCTGTCGCGCGGCCGCCTGATCGAGGCGCTGGGCGCCAGCGTGGAGGCCTACGATACCCACCGGCTGGACGCCCACATGCACCGCCTGCGGCGCAAGCTGCGCGCGCAGGCCGGCGGCGACATGGGCATACGCACGGTGTACGGCGTGGGCTATGTCTGCACCACGCCTGTGCAGATCGTCGGCAACGCCAAGTACTGA
- a CDS encoding GNAT family N-acetyltransferase, whose protein sequence is MTSPRLQPVTLAGEVVRLEPLTASHAEPLAQVGLHPELWRLQPEPVQTLDDMQRYVDRALAGQRDGNCLPFVIVRQDNDQVIGATRYMDIALAHKRLEIGGTWLTPASQRSGANTEAKFLLLQHAFETIGIMRIVFKTELSNMQSRQAILRIGGVEEGVFRKHLIAQSGRARDMVYFAILDEDWPAVKARLLMRMRRAG, encoded by the coding sequence ATGACCAGCCCCCGCCTGCAACCCGTCACGCTCGCTGGCGAGGTCGTGCGCCTTGAACCGCTCACCGCCAGCCATGCCGAGCCGCTCGCGCAGGTGGGCCTGCACCCCGAGCTGTGGCGCCTGCAACCCGAACCCGTGCAGACGCTGGACGATATGCAGCGCTATGTCGACCGCGCGCTGGCCGGCCAGCGCGATGGCAACTGCCTGCCATTTGTCATCGTGCGGCAGGACAACGACCAGGTCATCGGCGCAACGCGCTATATGGACATCGCGCTGGCGCACAAGCGCCTGGAGATCGGCGGCACCTGGCTCACGCCCGCAAGCCAGCGTTCCGGCGCCAATACCGAGGCCAAGTTCTTGCTGTTGCAGCACGCCTTTGAAACAATTGGTATCATGCGCATCGTATTCAAGACTGAACTGAGCAATATGCAATCGCGCCAGGCCATCCTGCGGATCGGCGGCGTGGAGGAAGGCGTGTTCCGCAAGCACCTGATCGCGCAATCGGGGCGCGCGCGCGACATGGTCTACTTCGCGATCCTCGACGAGGACTGGCCAGCCGTCAAAGCGCGCTTGCTGATGCGCATGCGCCGCGCCGGATAG
- a CDS encoding NAD(P)/FAD-dependent oxidoreductase produces the protein MKTDALVLGAGIVGVSTALHLAARGRSVVLLDRRGPGEETSYGNAGLIERASVIPYAFPRDWRSLWRYARNNTPDVSYHPRFLPRIAPWLLRYWWHSAPSRLTRATQAMLPLIERCVAEHDALKDEAGISRLFRRSGWIDGVRSEAGLARAAAEALALAPYGLNYRVLDRQALAALEPSLSRMAGAVHWLDPVNVSDPGAVTRGYAALFERRGGVLARGDARSLKPSGQGWQVLGEQGLIEARDVVVALGPWSPDILRPLGYRIPMAVKRGYHQHYALEDGATLSHPVADIESGFVVTPMTLGVRLTTGAEFAARDAPPSPIQIERTRALARQLLPLGEAVEREPWMGCRPCMPDMRPVIGPAPRHPGLWLAFGHAHHGFTLGPVTGKLLACMITGQAPDMDPAPYRVGR, from the coding sequence ATGAAAACAGACGCCTTGGTCCTGGGTGCGGGCATCGTCGGGGTGAGCACCGCCCTGCATCTGGCGGCGCGCGGCCGTTCAGTGGTGCTGCTGGACCGGCGCGGCCCTGGCGAGGAAACCAGCTACGGCAACGCGGGCCTGATCGAACGGGCCAGCGTGATTCCCTATGCCTTCCCGCGCGACTGGCGCAGCCTGTGGCGCTACGCCAGGAACAATACGCCGGACGTCAGCTACCACCCGCGCTTTCTGCCGCGCATCGCGCCATGGCTGCTGCGCTACTGGTGGCATTCGGCGCCGTCGCGGCTGACGCGCGCGACCCAGGCCATGCTGCCGCTGATCGAGCGCTGCGTCGCGGAGCACGACGCGCTCAAGGACGAGGCCGGCATCTCGCGCCTGTTCCGGCGCAGCGGCTGGATCGATGGCGTACGCAGCGAGGCCGGCCTGGCCAGGGCCGCGGCCGAGGCCCTGGCGCTCGCGCCGTACGGGCTGAACTACCGCGTATTGGACCGCCAGGCGCTGGCGGCGCTGGAACCTTCGCTGTCGCGCATGGCCGGTGCGGTGCATTGGCTGGATCCGGTCAACGTTTCGGACCCGGGCGCCGTCACGCGCGGCTACGCGGCCTTGTTCGAACGGCGCGGCGGCGTGCTCGCGCGCGGCGACGCGCGCAGCCTCAAGCCATCTGGCCAGGGTTGGCAGGTGCTGGGAGAACAAGGGCTGATCGAGGCCCGCGATGTGGTGGTTGCGCTGGGCCCGTGGTCGCCGGACATCCTGCGCCCGCTGGGCTATCGCATTCCCATGGCGGTCAAGCGCGGCTATCACCAGCATTACGCATTGGAAGATGGCGCGACCTTGTCGCATCCGGTGGCGGACATCGAAAGCGGTTTCGTCGTGACGCCCATGACGCTGGGCGTGCGCCTGACCACGGGCGCCGAGTTCGCGGCGCGCGATGCGCCGCCTTCACCGATCCAGATCGAGCGCACGCGGGCGTTGGCGCGGCAGCTGCTGCCGCTGGGCGAGGCCGTGGAGCGCGAACCGTGGATGGGTTGCCGGCCCTGCATGCCGGACATGCGGCCGGTCATCGGACCAGCGCCGCGCCATCCCGGCCTGTGGCTGGCGTTCGGCCATGCGCATCATGGCTTTACGCTAGGTCCGGTGACGGGCAAGCTGCTGGCCTGCATGATCACGGGCCAGGCGCCGGACATGGATCCGGCGCCTTACCGCGTCGGCCGCTGA
- a CDS encoding 3-deoxy-7-phosphoheptulonate synthase, translating to MTRIDDPLHDREVGAADSTQDNTRTDDTRISAVRPLISPALLQDELPVSAEIQTLVEQSRVQIADVLHGRDDRLVLVVGPCSIHDHGQAMEYARLLRTAAEQHQKDLLIVMRVYFEKPRTTVGWKGYINDPRLDGSFRINEGLRRARELLLDISGLGLPIATEFLDLLSPQYIADLIAWGAIGARTTESPSHRQLSSGLSCPLGFKNGTDGGVQIAADAMVAASAKHAFMGMTKMGMAAIFETRGNQDTHVILRGGKQGPNYDAASVDACCAALRAAGQREQVMIDCSHANSNKSHLRQVDVANDIAAQISQGDGRITGVMIESHLEEGRQDLKPGLPLRRGVSITDACLGWSQTAPVLETLALAVRQRREKAAKPA from the coding sequence TTGACCCGCATTGACGACCCCCTGCACGACCGCGAGGTCGGCGCGGCCGACTCCACCCAGGACAACACGCGCACCGACGATACCCGCATCAGCGCGGTGCGCCCCTTGATTTCGCCCGCCCTGCTGCAGGACGAACTGCCGGTTTCGGCCGAGATCCAGACGCTGGTCGAGCAAAGCCGCGTCCAGATCGCCGACGTCCTGCACGGCCGCGACGACCGCCTGGTGCTGGTGGTGGGCCCCTGTTCCATCCACGACCATGGCCAGGCCATGGAATACGCGCGCCTGCTGCGCACCGCCGCCGAACAGCACCAGAAAGACCTGCTCATCGTCATGCGCGTGTACTTCGAGAAGCCGCGCACCACCGTGGGCTGGAAGGGCTACATCAACGATCCGCGCCTGGACGGCAGCTTCCGCATCAACGAAGGCCTGCGCCGCGCGCGCGAACTGCTGCTGGACATCAGCGGCCTGGGCTTGCCGATCGCCACCGAATTCCTGGACCTGCTCAGCCCGCAGTACATTGCCGACCTGATCGCGTGGGGCGCCATCGGCGCGCGCACCACCGAAAGCCCCAGCCACCGCCAGCTGAGTTCCGGCCTGAGCTGCCCGCTGGGCTTCAAGAACGGCACCGACGGCGGCGTGCAGATCGCCGCGGACGCCATGGTCGCCGCCAGCGCCAAGCACGCGTTCATGGGCATGACCAAGATGGGCATGGCCGCCATCTTCGAAACCCGCGGCAACCAGGACACCCACGTCATCCTGCGCGGCGGCAAGCAAGGCCCGAACTACGACGCGGCCAGCGTCGACGCCTGCTGCGCCGCCCTGCGCGCCGCCGGCCAGCGCGAACAGGTCATGATCGACTGCTCGCACGCCAACTCCAACAAGTCGCATCTGCGCCAGGTCGACGTGGCCAACGATATCGCCGCCCAGATCTCCCAGGGCGACGGCCGCATCACCGGCGTGATGATCGAAAGCCATCTCGAAGAAGGCCGCCAGGACCTGAAGCCCGGCCTGCCGCTGCGCCGCGGCGTGTCCATCACGGACGCCTGCCTGGGCTGGTCGCAGACCGCGCCGGTGCTGGAAACGCTGGCCCTGGCCGTGCGCCAGCGCCGCGAAAAGGCCGCAAAACCGGCCTGA
- a CDS encoding EAL domain-containing protein, whose protein sequence is MPKTEPGGTRRILLVEDHPVERAYLQNVLLALGFRRVAGLGSSIEAVSALTRQFYDVVISDIVTGEGDGTRLPNELRRLVDAGRLKSMPPIIWISSLSDELLQSHVRLALQAGCPSAQALSKPVSRSAMQQAIKTALRSIDEDDAASTRPRSLRRDVIEAALGHALITGQGMSVVLQPQMSLSTGRVLAAEALSRWDHPELGAIPAADFVPAAHRLGLDRTLFCLVTDKVLELQQRMHAEDIAVPIAINASASTLCSRDLPGLLEQRVAQAGLPARLIKVELTEDEPVTDWLALSSALNLLRVRGFELAMDDFGAGIASMRLFSAMPFTELKIDRDFIVHMHREPASRAVVAAAIEMGRVLGRRVVAEGVEHERDVELLRELGCDVAQGYGISVPLEPDAFVEFCRSH, encoded by the coding sequence ATGCCTAAAACGGAACCCGGCGGAACCCGACGGATACTCCTCGTCGAAGACCACCCGGTCGAACGCGCCTATCTGCAGAACGTGCTGCTGGCGCTGGGTTTCCGCCGGGTCGCCGGCCTGGGCAGCAGCATAGAAGCGGTCAGCGCGCTGACGCGCCAGTTCTACGACGTGGTCATCAGCGACATCGTCACGGGCGAGGGCGACGGCACGCGGCTGCCCAACGAACTGCGGCGCCTGGTGGACGCCGGACGGCTCAAGAGCATGCCGCCCATCATCTGGATCAGCAGCCTCAGCGATGAACTGTTGCAGTCGCACGTGCGGCTGGCCCTGCAGGCCGGCTGTCCCTCCGCGCAGGCCTTGTCCAAACCGGTGTCCCGCAGCGCCATGCAGCAGGCCATCAAGACGGCGTTGCGCAGCATCGACGAAGACGATGCCGCCTCGACCCGGCCGCGCTCGCTGCGGCGCGACGTCATCGAGGCGGCGTTGGGCCATGCGCTGATCACGGGGCAGGGCATGAGCGTGGTGCTGCAGCCGCAGATGAGCCTGTCGACGGGCCGCGTGCTCGCCGCCGAGGCGCTATCGCGCTGGGATCACCCCGAACTGGGCGCGATTCCGGCGGCGGACTTCGTGCCTGCCGCGCACCGGCTGGGGCTGGACCGGACCTTGTTCTGCTTGGTGACCGACAAGGTGCTGGAGCTGCAGCAGCGCATGCATGCCGAGGACATCGCCGTGCCCATCGCGATCAACGCCTCGGCCTCCACGCTGTGTTCGCGCGACCTGCCGGGCCTGCTGGAGCAGCGCGTTGCGCAGGCCGGCCTGCCGGCCCGGTTGATCAAGGTCGAACTGACCGAGGATGAGCCGGTAACCGATTGGCTGGCCTTGTCCTCGGCGCTGAACCTGCTGCGCGTGCGCGGCTTTGAATTGGCGATGGATGACTTCGGCGCGGGCATCGCCTCCATGCGTCTGTTCTCGGCCATGCCCTTCACCGAACTGAAGATCGACCGCGACTTCATCGTCCATATGCATCGCGAGCCCGCGTCGCGCGCGGTGGTCGCCGCCGCCATCGAGATGGGCCGCGTGCTGGGCCGGCGCGTGGTCGCCGAAGGCGTGGAGCACGAGCGCGACGTGGAGTTGCTGCGCGAATTGGGCTGCGACGTGGCGCAAGGCTACGGCATTTCCGTGCCGCTGGAACCCGACGCCTTCGTCGAATTCTGCCGCAGCCATTGA